In Streptomyces sp. NBC_00448, the following are encoded in one genomic region:
- a CDS encoding metal-sulfur cluster assembly factor has protein sequence MTNNTVPNGLSTTPASEEEVREALYDVVDPELGIDVVNLGLIYGIHIDDTNTATLDMTLTSAACPLTDVIEEQAQTATEGIVRELKINWVWMPPWGPDKITDDGREQLRALGFNV, from the coding sequence ATGACGAACAACACCGTGCCCAACGGCCTGAGCACCACCCCGGCCTCCGAGGAGGAGGTGCGCGAGGCGCTCTACGACGTCGTCGACCCCGAACTGGGCATCGACGTGGTCAACCTCGGCCTGATCTACGGCATCCACATCGACGACACCAACACCGCCACCCTCGACATGACCCTCACCTCGGCGGCCTGTCCGCTGACCGACGTCATCGAGGAGCAGGCGCAGACCGCCACCGAGGGCATCGTGCGCGAGCTGAAGATCAACTGGGTCTGGATGCCGCCGTGGGGCCCGGACAAGATCACCGACGACGGCCGCGAGCAGTTGCGCGCCCTGGGCTTCAACGTCTGA
- the sufC gene encoding Fe-S cluster assembly ATPase SufC: protein MATLEIHDLHVTVEADNATKEILKGVDLTVKQGETHAIMGPNGSGKSTLAYSLAGHPKYTVTGGTVTLDGEDVLAMTVDERARAGVFLAMQYPVEIPGVSVSNFLRTSATAIRGEAPKLRTWVKEVRETMEHLHMDPAFAERNVNEGFSGGEKKRHEILQLELLKPKIAILDETDSGLDVDALRIVSEGVNRVREQGEVGTLLITHYTRILRYIKPDFVHVFSAGRIVESGGAELADKLEEEGYESYVKGGAAA from the coding sequence ATGGCCACGCTTGAAATCCACGACCTGCACGTCACCGTCGAAGCCGACAACGCCACCAAGGAAATCCTCAAGGGCGTCGACCTCACCGTGAAACAGGGCGAGACCCACGCCATCATGGGCCCCAACGGCTCCGGCAAGTCCACCCTGGCCTACTCCCTGGCCGGGCACCCCAAGTACACCGTCACCGGCGGCACCGTCACCCTCGACGGTGAGGACGTGCTGGCGATGACCGTCGACGAGCGGGCCCGGGCCGGCGTCTTCCTCGCCATGCAGTACCCGGTCGAGATCCCCGGGGTGTCGGTCTCCAACTTCCTGCGCACCTCCGCCACCGCCATCCGCGGCGAGGCCCCCAAGCTGCGGACCTGGGTGAAGGAGGTCCGGGAGACCATGGAGCACCTGCACATGGACCCCGCCTTCGCCGAGCGCAACGTCAACGAGGGCTTCTCCGGCGGCGAGAAGAAGCGCCACGAGATCCTCCAGCTCGAACTGCTCAAGCCGAAGATCGCGATCCTCGACGAGACCGACTCCGGCCTCGACGTCGACGCCCTGCGGATCGTCTCCGAAGGCGTCAACCGGGTCCGCGAGCAGGGCGAGGTGGGCACCCTGCTGATCACGCACTACACGCGCATTCTGCGCTACATCAAGCCCGACTTCGTGCATGTCTTCTCGGCCGGCCGGATCGTCGAGTCCGGCGGCGCCGAGCTCGCCGACAAGCTGGAGGAAGAGGGCTACGAGTCCTACGTGAAGGGTGGCGCTGCCGCGTGA
- a CDS encoding cysteine desulfurase — MPAGLLDTEAIRKDFPILDRLVHDDRRLVYLDNAATSQKPRQVLDALSAYYEQSNANVHRGVHVLAEEATALYEGARDKVAAFINAPSRDEVIFTKNASESLNLVANMLGWADEPYRVDGDTEIVITEMEHHSNIVPWQLLSQRTGAKLKWFGLTDDGRLDLSDIEQVITEKTKIVSFVLVSNILGTVNPVEAIVRRAQQVGALVLIDASQAAPHMPLDVQALGADFVAFTGHKMLGPTGIGVLWGRQELLEDLPPFLGGGEMIETVSMHSSTYAPAPHKFEAGTPPIAQAVGLGAAVDYLSALGMENVAAHEHAITEYALTRLLDVPDLRIIGPTTGEDRGAAISFTLGDIHPHDVGQVLDEQGIAVRVGHHCARPVCLRYGIPATTRASFYLYSTPAEVDALVEGLEQVRNFFG; from the coding sequence GTGCCGGCCGGCCTCCTCGACACCGAGGCGATCCGCAAGGACTTCCCGATCCTGGACCGCCTGGTCCACGACGACCGCCGCCTGGTCTACCTCGACAACGCGGCCACCTCGCAGAAGCCGCGCCAGGTGCTGGACGCCCTCAGCGCCTACTACGAGCAGTCCAACGCCAACGTGCACCGCGGCGTCCACGTGCTCGCCGAGGAGGCCACCGCGCTGTACGAAGGCGCCCGCGACAAGGTCGCCGCCTTCATCAACGCGCCCAGCCGCGACGAGGTGATCTTCACCAAGAACGCGTCGGAGTCGCTGAACCTGGTGGCGAACATGCTGGGATGGGCCGACGAGCCCTACCGGGTGGACGGCGACACCGAGATCGTCATCACGGAGATGGAGCACCACTCCAACATCGTGCCGTGGCAGCTGCTCTCGCAGCGCACCGGCGCCAAGCTGAAGTGGTTCGGCCTCACCGACGACGGCCGGCTCGACCTGTCCGACATCGAGCAGGTGATCACCGAGAAGACCAAGATCGTCTCCTTCGTGCTGGTCTCCAACATCCTCGGCACCGTCAACCCGGTCGAGGCGATCGTGCGCCGCGCCCAGCAGGTCGGCGCGCTCGTCCTGATCGACGCCTCCCAGGCCGCCCCGCACATGCCGCTGGACGTCCAGGCGCTCGGCGCGGACTTCGTCGCCTTCACCGGCCACAAGATGCTCGGCCCGACCGGCATCGGCGTGCTGTGGGGCCGCCAGGAGCTGCTGGAGGACCTGCCGCCCTTCCTCGGCGGCGGCGAGATGATCGAGACCGTCTCGATGCACTCCTCCACCTACGCGCCCGCGCCGCACAAGTTCGAGGCCGGCACCCCGCCGATCGCCCAGGCGGTCGGCCTCGGCGCGGCCGTGGACTACCTCAGCGCGCTCGGCATGGAGAACGTCGCCGCGCACGAGCACGCGATCACCGAGTACGCCCTGACCCGGCTGCTGGACGTGCCCGATCTGCGGATCATCGGCCCGACCACCGGCGAGGACCGCGGCGCGGCGATCTCCTTCACGCTCGGCGACATCCACCCGCACGACGTCGGTCAGGTGCTGGACGAGCAGGGCATCGCGGTCCGGGTCGGCCACCACTGCGCCCGCCCGGTGTGCCTGCGGTACGGAATTCCCGCGACCACCCGAGCGTCGTTCTATCTGTACTCCACTCCGGCCGAGGTCGACGCCCTGGTCGAGGGGTTGGAGCAGGTCCGGAACTTCTTCGGCTGA
- the sufU gene encoding Fe-S cluster assembly sulfur transfer protein SufU yields MKLDSMYQDVILDHYKHPHGRGLRDGQAEVHHVNPTCGDEITLRVRLDGSVIGDVSYEGQGCSISQASASVLNELLVGKELAEAQKIQETFLELMQSRGRIEPDDAMEEVLEDAVAFAGVSKYPARVKCALLSWMAWKDATAQALAEGKPV; encoded by the coding sequence GTGAAACTCGACTCGATGTACCAGGACGTGATCCTGGACCACTACAAGCACCCGCACGGCCGCGGTCTGCGCGACGGCCAGGCCGAGGTGCACCACGTCAACCCCACCTGCGGCGACGAGATCACGCTGCGGGTGCGGCTGGACGGCAGTGTCATCGGCGATGTCTCCTACGAGGGCCAGGGCTGCTCGATCAGCCAGGCCAGCGCCTCGGTGCTCAACGAGCTGCTGGTCGGCAAGGAGCTGGCCGAGGCGCAGAAGATCCAGGAGACCTTCCTGGAGTTGATGCAGTCCCGCGGCCGGATCGAGCCCGACGACGCGATGGAGGAGGTGCTGGAGGACGCGGTCGCGTTCGCCGGCGTCTCCAAGTACCCGGCGCGCGTGAAGTGCGCCCTGCTGAGCTGGATGGCCTGGAAGGACGCCACCGCCCAGGCGCTGGCCGAAGGGAAGCCCGTATGA
- the sufD gene encoding Fe-S cluster assembly protein SufD, whose amino-acid sequence MAENTPAGSTTDGAITVGQPTEQPADARVSAAPSYDVADFPVPNGREEEWRFTPLARLRGLHDGTAEATGSLRVEVTAPDGVVVQTVDRTDPRVGKAGKPVDRVAAQAFSAFEKASVVSVPKDTVLTEPIRISVHGEGGVAYGHQVVEVGAFAEAVVVLDHTGDTTLGANVEFLIGDGAKLTVVSVQDWADTAVHAAQHTALIGRDASFKSVVVTFGGDLVRLHPRVVYGAPGGEADLFGLYFTDRGQHQEHRLFIDHDTPHCRSNVAYKGALQGQDAHAVWIGDVLIRAAAEGTDTYELNRNLVLTDGARVDSVPNLEIETGEIVGAGHASATGRFDDEQLFYLMSRGIRTEDARRLVVRGFFGELVQQIGLPDLEERLMAKIDAELEAAVG is encoded by the coding sequence ATGGCCGAGAACACCCCTGCGGGCAGCACCACGGACGGTGCCATCACGGTGGGGCAGCCGACCGAGCAGCCCGCCGACGCCCGGGTCAGCGCCGCCCCGTCCTACGACGTGGCCGACTTCCCCGTGCCGAACGGGCGCGAGGAGGAATGGCGCTTCACGCCGCTGGCGCGGCTGCGCGGGCTGCATGACGGCACCGCGGAGGCGACCGGCTCGCTGCGGGTCGAGGTGACCGCGCCCGACGGCGTCGTCGTGCAGACCGTGGACCGCACCGACCCGCGGGTCGGCAAGGCCGGCAAGCCGGTGGACCGGGTCGCCGCCCAGGCGTTCAGCGCCTTCGAAAAGGCGTCGGTGGTCAGCGTCCCCAAGGACACCGTGCTCACCGAGCCGATCCGGATCTCCGTGCACGGCGAGGGCGGCGTCGCCTACGGCCACCAGGTCGTGGAGGTCGGCGCGTTCGCCGAGGCCGTGGTGGTGCTGGACCACACCGGTGACACCACCCTCGGCGCCAACGTCGAGTTCCTGATCGGCGACGGCGCCAAGCTCACCGTGGTGTCCGTGCAGGACTGGGCCGACACCGCCGTGCACGCCGCCCAGCACACCGCGCTGATCGGCCGTGACGCGAGCTTCAAGTCCGTCGTCGTCACCTTCGGCGGCGACCTGGTCCGGCTGCACCCCCGGGTGGTCTACGGCGCCCCCGGCGGCGAGGCCGACCTGTTCGGGCTGTACTTCACCGACCGCGGCCAGCACCAGGAGCACCGCCTGTTCATCGACCACGACACGCCGCACTGCCGGTCCAACGTGGCGTACAAGGGCGCGCTCCAGGGCCAGGACGCGCACGCGGTGTGGATCGGCGACGTGCTGATCCGGGCCGCGGCCGAGGGCACCGACACCTACGAGCTGAACCGGAACCTCGTCCTCACCGACGGCGCCCGGGTCGACTCGGTGCCGAACCTGGAGATCGAGACCGGCGAGATCGTCGGCGCCGGACACGCCTCCGCGACCGGCCGGTTCGACGACGAGCAGCTCTTCTACCTGATGAGCCGCGGTATCCGCACCGAGGACGCCCGCCGCCTGGTGGTGCGCGGGTTCTTCGGCGAGCTGGTCCAGCAGATCGGACTGCCCGACCTGGAGGAGCGGCTGATGGCGAAGATCGACGCGGAACTGGAGGCGGCGGTCGGATGA
- a CDS encoding bifunctional 3-phenylpropionate/cinnamic acid dioxygenase ferredoxin subunit — protein MPFVRACALSELEDDTPRRVEIDGVPISVVRTEGEVFAINDICSHANVSLSEGEVEDCQIECWLHGSSFDLRTGKPSGLPATRPVPVYPVKIVGDDVLVSVTQES, from the coding sequence GTGCCCTTCGTCCGCGCCTGCGCGCTCAGCGAGTTGGAGGACGACACCCCGCGCCGGGTCGAGATCGACGGCGTGCCGATCTCGGTGGTCCGCACCGAGGGCGAGGTGTTCGCGATCAACGACATCTGCTCGCACGCCAACGTCTCGCTCTCCGAGGGCGAGGTGGAGGACTGCCAGATCGAGTGCTGGCTGCACGGCTCCAGCTTCGACCTGCGCACCGGCAAGCCCTCCGGACTGCCCGCCACGCGGCCCGTCCCCGTATACCCCGTCAAGATCGTTGGGGACGACGTGCTCGTCTCCGTCACCCAGGAGTCCTGA
- a CDS encoding MGH1-like glycoside hydrolase domain-containing protein: MDSGAAAEEPGQEVGRQARRLTRRGVLGTAGTGIVAGTLAAAGLGGLGTVEAHADSPAQGGGWGSPASGTGGARIGYTLPTLTFGDSSTQQLVGAAYESALTDLFGINTAYADPGTYDAAGLVTYPSGSFIRAGGGYPLPQRWTRDAAVNAWNAASLLGPVIGRNTLWSVVERPDGGLIVQQDNQWWDQVVWVLGAWNHYLVTGDREFLADAYATAVHTLAARKAKNFNADFGLYQGPSFMNDGIAGYPAPPWTTGVDSSFVLDYPHTDELMCLSTNCLYYGAYRAAGDMAQTLGHPADAAAHRAAAQAVRDAIDTHLWREDAGTYGYFVHGQDASAGRLDTSQEGAGLAFAVLLGVADADRARRVVAAAHWQPHGIVNVWPHFERFSDDKPGRHNVLVWPMVHSMFGHAAAAVGRADLFARAVGELAALVQGSDNSFYELYDSLSGAVDGGWQTGGDGTASHFTSQPDQAWSATGYLRMIFAGLFGVDCTEQGLRLSPTLPDGWGPVTLGGLPYRGATVDITLKGAGTRVRACTVDGRRAALLVPAGATGHHTVEITLGG; this comes from the coding sequence ATGGACTCGGGTGCGGCCGCGGAAGAGCCGGGACAGGAAGTGGGGCGGCAGGCGCGGCGCCTCACCAGACGCGGCGTCCTGGGGACCGCCGGCACCGGCATCGTGGCGGGCACGCTCGCCGCTGCCGGCCTGGGCGGTCTGGGGACGGTCGAGGCACACGCCGACTCCCCTGCGCAGGGCGGCGGTTGGGGGTCCCCGGCTTCGGGGACGGGCGGCGCGCGGATCGGCTACACCCTGCCGACCCTGACCTTCGGCGACTCCTCGACCCAGCAACTGGTCGGCGCCGCCTACGAGTCGGCGCTGACCGACCTGTTCGGCATCAACACCGCCTACGCGGACCCGGGGACGTATGACGCGGCCGGGCTGGTGACGTATCCCAGCGGTTCGTTCATCCGGGCCGGCGGCGGGTATCCGCTGCCGCAGCGGTGGACGCGTGACGCGGCGGTCAACGCGTGGAACGCGGCGAGCCTGCTCGGTCCGGTGATCGGCCGCAACACCCTGTGGTCCGTGGTGGAGCGGCCGGACGGCGGCCTCATCGTGCAGCAGGACAACCAGTGGTGGGACCAGGTGGTCTGGGTGCTCGGTGCCTGGAACCACTACCTGGTCACCGGCGACCGGGAGTTCCTGGCCGACGCGTACGCCACGGCCGTGCACACCCTGGCCGCCCGCAAGGCGAAGAACTTCAACGCCGACTTCGGGCTCTACCAGGGCCCGTCGTTCATGAACGACGGCATCGCCGGCTATCCGGCGCCGCCGTGGACCACCGGGGTCGACTCGTCGTTCGTGCTGGACTACCCGCACACCGACGAGTTGATGTGCCTGTCCACCAACTGCCTCTACTACGGGGCCTATCGGGCGGCCGGGGACATGGCGCAGACGCTGGGCCACCCGGCGGACGCCGCCGCTCACCGCGCCGCCGCCCAGGCCGTGCGGGACGCGATCGACACGCACCTGTGGCGCGAGGACGCCGGGACGTACGGGTACTTCGTGCACGGCCAGGACGCGTCGGCGGGCCGGCTGGACACCTCCCAGGAGGGCGCGGGCCTGGCGTTCGCGGTGCTGCTCGGGGTGGCCGACGCCGACCGTGCGCGCCGGGTGGTGGCGGCCGCGCACTGGCAGCCGCACGGCATCGTGAACGTGTGGCCGCACTTCGAGCGGTTCAGCGACGACAAGCCCGGACGGCACAACGTCCTCGTGTGGCCCATGGTCCACTCCATGTTCGGCCACGCCGCGGCCGCCGTGGGGCGGGCGGACCTGTTCGCCCGGGCGGTGGGGGAGTTGGCCGCGCTGGTGCAGGGCAGCGACAACAGCTTCTACGAGCTGTACGACTCGCTGTCGGGCGCGGTGGACGGCGGCTGGCAGACCGGCGGCGACGGCACCGCCTCCCACTTCACCTCGCAACCCGACCAGGCGTGGTCGGCGACGGGATACCTGCGGATGATCTTCGCCGGGCTGTTCGGGGTGGACTGCACCGAGCAGGGCCTGCGGCTGTCCCCGACCCTGCCGGACGGCTGGGGGCCGGTGACGCTCGGCGGGCTGCCGTACCGCGGCGCGACCGTCGACATCACGCTCAAGGGGGCCGGTACCCGCGTGCGCGCGTGCACCGTGGACGGCCGTCGCGCGGCGCTGCTCGTGCCGGCCGGCGCCACCGGCCACCACACGGTGGAGATCACCCTCGGCGGTTGA
- a CDS encoding ricin-type beta-trefoil lectin domain protein encodes MSRRISGSGSKSGSGRPAVGRRRALLPVGIAAAVAAMAVFLAPAAIAGAPATPSGTTAAGRSAAGTTAAAAADDAGLNYVAMGSSFAAGPGIPPAQTGTGAAACARSQNNYASVLARDIGANLTDASCSGATTANVLTTGQAGQPPQIDAVTSATQLVTVTIGGNDVDYLGSIDAYSCQTSGGSNCGSVDQGSIDQTFGVLAGRIENVVDAVHATAPQAKVLLVDYFTILPDSGVCTGVPLTADQAAYERSIASRLADATSTAATATGATLVDLAAASHGHDACAAVPWVETYTPAAGRSQYHPNEAGMSGAAALVESALASGGQTRTGPVTSGIPGKCVDVANSGTTDGTHVQLWGCNGTGAQNWTVVPGEGGTLRALGGCLDVSGSGTADGTLVQWWQCNGSGAQRWLAGANGSLVNPESGRCLDDPNSSTADGTQLRIWDCNGTAAQSWTLPS; translated from the coding sequence ATGTCGCGCAGGATCAGCGGAAGCGGGAGCAAGAGCGGGAGCGGAAGGCCGGCGGTCGGGCGGCGGCGGGCGCTGCTGCCCGTCGGGATCGCGGCGGCGGTCGCGGCGATGGCGGTGTTCCTGGCTCCCGCGGCGATCGCCGGAGCGCCGGCGACGCCCTCGGGCACAACGGCGGCGGGCCGATCAGCGGCGGGCACGACGGCCGCCGCCGCGGCGGACGACGCCGGGCTGAACTACGTGGCGATGGGCAGCTCCTTCGCCGCGGGGCCGGGCATCCCGCCGGCCCAGACCGGCACGGGCGCGGCCGCCTGCGCCCGGTCGCAGAACAACTACGCGAGCGTGCTGGCCCGGGACATCGGCGCGAACCTCACCGACGCCTCGTGCAGCGGCGCGACGACCGCGAACGTGCTGACCACCGGCCAGGCCGGGCAGCCGCCGCAGATCGACGCGGTCACCAGCGCCACCCAGCTCGTCACCGTCACCATCGGCGGCAATGACGTGGACTATCTGGGCAGCATCGACGCGTACTCCTGCCAGACCAGCGGCGGGTCGAACTGCGGGAGCGTGGACCAGGGTTCGATCGACCAGACCTTCGGGGTGCTGGCCGGGCGGATCGAGAACGTGGTCGACGCGGTGCACGCCACCGCGCCCCAGGCGAAGGTGCTGCTGGTCGACTACTTCACCATCCTGCCGGACTCCGGTGTCTGCACCGGGGTGCCGCTCACCGCCGACCAGGCCGCGTACGAGCGCAGCATCGCGTCCCGGCTGGCCGACGCGACGAGCACCGCGGCGACCGCGACGGGCGCGACGCTGGTGGACCTGGCCGCCGCGAGTCACGGCCACGACGCGTGTGCGGCCGTCCCGTGGGTGGAGACGTACACGCCCGCGGCGGGCCGCTCGCAGTACCACCCGAACGAGGCCGGGATGAGCGGCGCGGCCGCGCTGGTGGAGTCCGCGCTGGCGTCCGGCGGGCAGACCCGTACCGGCCCCGTCACCTCCGGCATCCCGGGCAAGTGCGTGGACGTCGCCAACTCCGGGACCACCGACGGCACGCACGTGCAGCTGTGGGGCTGCAACGGCACCGGCGCGCAGAACTGGACGGTCGTGCCGGGCGAGGGCGGCACGCTGCGCGCGCTGGGCGGCTGCCTGGACGTGAGCGGGAGCGGTACTGCCGACGGCACGCTGGTGCAGTGGTGGCAGTGCAACGGCAGCGGTGCGCAGCGCTGGCTGGCCGGGGCGAACGGCTCGCTGGTCAACCCGGAGTCCGGGCGCTGCCTGGACGACCCGAACAGTTCGACGGCCGACGGGACGCAGTTGCGGATCTGGGACTGCAACGGAACCGCCGCGCAGAGCTGGACCCTGCCGAGCTGA
- a CDS encoding glycosyltransferase, with product MGDRPRHRETAGRPRQRDGDRGGVSELLRGLLRHQPAGWAVIGGTAEFYAVTKYLHHLLHGQADPGRLDDPEMARTYRAALAPQAEWFARRVTTGDVVVLHDPQTLGLAPAVKAAGARVVWHCHIGAEVAPERGPGAVWRVFAAELAAVDAVVTTMPGFAPPRTRELFVVPPAVDPAATKNRELTGDEVAAVLAGIGLTTGRASTGVTVRQDRPLPAGARVVLQVSRWDPLKDMPGVVRCVVGLPKDVHVVLAGTEPAEIPDDPEGLAVLAEVTSVLSGLPDEDRARVHLVNISLRDPERNALVVNALQRRADVVLQKSLQEGFGLTVTEAMVKGRPVVASDVGGLRLQVTHGHNGLLVDPADLAGVRTALIRLLDDPALCRELGRRARTGALERYTMRRFAADYLKVLHRAP from the coding sequence CTGGGAGATCGACCCCGGCACCGGGAAACCGCTGGTCGTCCACGTCAACGCGACGGCGACCGGGGGGGTGTCTCGGAACTGCTGCGCGGCCTGCTGCGCCACCAGCCCGCGGGCTGGGCCGTGATCGGCGGCACCGCCGAGTTCTACGCGGTGACGAAGTACCTGCACCACCTGCTGCACGGTCAGGCCGACCCCGGCCGGCTCGACGACCCGGAGATGGCGCGGACCTACCGTGCCGCGCTCGCGCCGCAGGCCGAGTGGTTCGCCCGGCGGGTGACCACGGGCGACGTGGTGGTCCTGCACGACCCGCAGACGCTCGGGCTGGCCCCGGCGGTCAAAGCCGCGGGCGCGCGGGTGGTCTGGCACTGCCACATCGGGGCCGAGGTCGCGCCCGAGCGCGGCCCCGGCGCGGTGTGGCGGGTGTTCGCCGCCGAACTCGCCGCGGTGGACGCCGTCGTGACCACGATGCCCGGGTTCGCCCCGCCGCGCACGCGCGAGCTGTTCGTGGTCCCGCCCGCGGTCGACCCGGCGGCGACGAAGAACCGCGAACTCACCGGGGACGAGGTCGCCGCGGTGCTCGCCGGCATCGGCCTCACCACCGGCCGCGCCTCGACCGGCGTGACGGTCCGGCAGGACCGGCCGTTGCCGGCCGGCGCGCGGGTCGTGCTGCAGGTGTCGCGCTGGGACCCGCTCAAGGACATGCCCGGGGTGGTGCGCTGCGTCGTGGGTCTCCCGAAGGACGTGCACGTCGTGCTCGCGGGTACCGAGCCGGCGGAGATCCCCGACGACCCCGAGGGCCTCGCCGTCCTCGCCGAGGTGACCTCCGTTCTGAGCGGGCTGCCGGACGAGGACCGCGCGCGGGTGCACCTGGTGAACATCTCGCTCAGGGACCCGGAGCGCAACGCGCTCGTGGTGAACGCCTTGCAGCGCAGGGCCGACGTGGTCCTGCAGAAGAGCCTGCAGGAGGGCTTCGGGCTCACCGTGACCGAGGCGATGGTCAAGGGCCGCCCGGTGGTCGCGTCCGACGTGGGCGGGCTGCGGTTGCAGGTCACGCACGGGCACAACGGCCTGCTCGTCGATCCGGCCGACCTCGCGGGCGTGCGTACCGCGCTCATCCGGCTGCTCGACGACCCTGCGCTGTGCCGGGAACTCGGCAGGCGCGCCAGGACCGGCGCGCTGGAGCGCTACACGATGCGACGGTTCGCCGCGGACTACCTGAAGGTGCTCCACCGGGCGCCGTGA
- a CDS encoding DUF4232 domain-containing protein — MRTRTARTGTLVVMLATAGLALAACGPDDSNASDSSSASSSSATSAPSGTSSGTSSAPGDDSAGGETANPATVGGTSSGSGGSGGSGSTASAGTTVPDCTTNQLSATAGNFSAGAGTAGFQIVFQNTGSSPCTLSGYPGVSFVKIHNIQLGKAAARTSDTPATRVTLIPGAHAYADALSVNGQSGYSAAQCDLTTVPTLRVYPPNQKESLNIPWNRQECVGSSIQNLRVGAVHGNK; from the coding sequence ATGCGTACCAGGACCGCCCGGACCGGAACACTCGTCGTCATGCTCGCCACCGCCGGCCTCGCGCTCGCGGCGTGCGGACCGGACGACAGCAACGCGTCCGACTCCTCCTCGGCCTCGTCGTCCTCCGCCACCTCGGCGCCGTCCGGGACGTCGTCCGGGACGTCGTCCGCGCCCGGCGACGACTCGGCGGGCGGCGAGACGGCGAACCCGGCCACCGTCGGCGGCACGTCATCGGGGTCCGGCGGGTCGGGCGGGTCCGGCAGCACCGCGTCGGCCGGCACCACCGTGCCCGACTGCACCACCAACCAGCTGTCGGCCACTGCCGGCAACTTCTCCGCCGGCGCCGGGACCGCCGGCTTCCAGATCGTCTTCCAGAACACCGGCTCCTCGCCGTGCACCCTCTCCGGCTACCCCGGCGTCTCCTTCGTGAAGATCCACAACATCCAGCTCGGCAAGGCGGCCGCGCGGACGAGCGACACCCCCGCCACCAGGGTCACGCTGATCCCCGGCGCCCACGCGTACGCCGACGCGCTGAGTGTCAACGGCCAGAGCGGCTACTCCGCCGCGCAGTGCGACCTGACCACGGTGCCGACCCTGCGCGTCTACCCGCCGAACCAGAAGGAGTCCCTCAACATCCCCTGGAACCGGCAGGAGTGCGTCGGCTCCTCGATCCAGAACCTGCGGGTCGGCGCGGTGCACGGCAACAAGTAG